GCCCTGCTCCTTGATTGTGCTGTTTGGCCCTGCCCTCAGATTGTGACCAGGTGGGGACTGTTGGGGGCCATGTGATTGGCCTGCTTACTTCAAAATATCCAAACCTATTTTTGTCTCAGGCAGCCCTGCCCTCAACTTTGGGTTGCGACCTACTATtgggttgagaaccactgctctaaGTGAAGAGTAGAGCATGCACCAAGATGAGTTTTGAGGCCAAAGTGGATATTATTAGGATCCCAGCCCCTCTTAGCTAATTTAAAGAAGAACTATGAGGTGACTAATTTTCACCCTCCTTATAGTTTTAGCCAACATATGACAATGAGACTGTCACAGGTCGGCTCAGTAGATCAGGAAATGGGCTCTCTGCTGTGACAGGGGAGGGACTGGGTTCCCCCCTCCCTGCTCCGATCCTTCAGCACTGACTGGCGGAAAGGACGGGGGAGGGGGCGGGTATAGCTAACTCTGCCTCTCGATAGGCAGAACCAGTTGTCACTCACGCAGATGGGCGGATCCAGACATAATTGTCAGGATCCGCTTCCGCTGTAGCGTCTCTGCGGTATAATGTGGCATCTCAGTATACCAAGAGCTGTAGCTTGCTGTATACTGAgcttagggtgacaggaggacgcTAGATTGTGTCCTTCCGTTACCCTAAGGAGAACTATGTGGAAAAGCCCTAATCCCATAGTTCTCCTTTAGGACTGCCAATTTCCTAATCATTTACTAGTTGCATCTAAGAGTTAATGTGTCTATTGATTAAAATACTTATGCAAAACTAAAATTAAGCTACTGTTAGATAGTACTGTTTAGCTGTAGAAATGAATTTTGGTGATATGTaataattgtttttgtttttattttaacagGCCAGTTCCAAATTCAAGCCCATAGGACAGAAAAAAATTATCTATTTTTACCATTTTATTGTACCTATTTGTACCATGCTAGTATTGGTTttgtaaaaatttatttttcatgttttgttaactgttcaacataataaaaaaagtttgtaagATATAATGCAGTGTTATGTAttgattttattatgttttaatgaTAATTTTTATTTAGATCAGTTCTATCTCAAGGCACTCAGTGAATCCAGGTGAATTGTCAGGGAAATGGAAAAATATGGGCCAAAGTAGGTTGAATATTTGAATAGAAGATTATTTCTTCTACTTCAGTCACTTTGGGCTGGATTTTGCAGTTCACCTGACATTCACCGCTTTACTTTTTAATGAATAGGCCCTATAAAAACTGAGAGTTACAAAACTCTTGCCGTAGAATTGCAGGGCAGTTGCCGTAGATTTGCAGGGCTCTTGCCAAAGAATTGCAGGGCTCTTGCCGAAGAATTGCAGGGCTCTTGCCGAAGAATTGCAGGGCTCTTGCCGAAGAATTGCAGGGCTCTTGCCGAAGAATTGCAGGGCTCTTGCCGTAGACTTGCAAAACTCACTGAGACTTGCAGAGCTCTTGCTGTAGACTCGCTACTGCAACTTTGCTCTTGCTAGAGACTTTCCAAGCAAATTTGCTGCAAGTTGAAAAAGTGTCAACTAGAACTTGTGCTGCAAGTTCTCTGCAAGTGTACAACTTGCCAGAGAATGTTTGCAGCAAGTTAACAAGACTTACAATTTAACCCTGCCACAAGTTTGTGGCAAGTTATCCTTGCTATCTGGGATGTACAAGTGAGGGTGGAAGCTGTGCAGTGGCAGCAGGGTATTGTAGGGCTGGACATGACTGATTAGCTGCCGATTGGCCTTTGCGGATTTTTGTGCAGCAAATCTACAgcgttgtacagtaccagcaaatcgGGTGAGAATTTCAGAATTCTCATCCACATGTTCTGCAGAATGTCAATTTCACCCTTTGTGCCTTACTGCACCTTTTCTGCAACCAAATCCACAGCTTGTGCAAACACCATTTGGTGCCTTTTTTCTGCTGAACATTAGAAGCAGAGTGCTTCAGTGGGCTTTCGATCTGTGCCTCCATTCTCCATCGCACCATATCTTCTGGGTTGCGgagccatttaagtgaatgggtcggcatccgcgATTCAGTGCGCACTACTCCAGTGCCACTATATTGAAAACACACTGTATGAGGGCCACAACACAGGCACAGCCGTCacactttcgtgtgcatgagccctatgtgGTAGGCTTTTCTGAAGAGGTTTCTATGCTGCTTTGTAATGTTTGGATGTTGGGGAAGAGTTTGATGTGCTGGGCCAGTGACATCCAGAATATGGGGGATGAGGACAGACTGGTGGGGCGCaagagttttaggctactttcacactggcgttgagttttaccctaatgcattctgaatggaaaaggatccgctcagaatgcatcagtttgcctccgttccctCTCCATtgcgctttggaggcggacaccaaaacactgcttgcaacgttttggtatccgtctgatgaaactgagccaaacggacggatctgttttcactgtcacaatatggcacaatagaaaactgatccatcccccattgacatttcaatggtgttcaagacggatccgtcttggctatgttaaagataatacaaatagatccgttctgaacggatgcaggtggttgtattatctgaacggatgcgtttgtgcagatccatgacggatccgcaccaaacgcgagtgtgaaagtagccttagatgaaggGCCACAGAAGAGCATGTTGCAGTAATCTAGGGAGGAGATGATTAGAGTATGCACTAGCAATTTAGTTCACTCAGGATTGAGGAAGGAGTGGATACCAgaaatgtttttgagttggaggaggcaggaggtgggagggtttgGTTGTGTGTTTTGAAGGACAGGGCAGTATCAAATGTAATCCCAAAGCAGTGGACTTGTGCTGCTATTAAAATGGCTCTCCAAGTGTTTTTTGCTGATTAAATggccgtggcctcctcaaacagctgattggcaggagttggacccccactgttcacctatcctgagggtaggtaatcagtataaaacacttggaaaccccctttaactgTAATGGataggtctggggggggggggggagatgatgTTTTCTCTATGTTGAGGTTTAAAAACTGTGAGTAGAAGAAGGAGAATATAGACACACTGGGGGGCATATTATCTATAGTGTCTGTGCCTGTTTTCTGGGACgtaaaaatgctgttttagacttaggcccctttcaccaaaaataatttaactcaccttaatccacttgctcgcgtagcctggcatctccttctgtcttgatcttagctgtctgcagcaacaggacctttggtgacgtcactccggtcatcacatcatccatcaccatggtaaaagatcatgtgatggatcatgtgatgactgtgatgtcaccaaaggtccttgttgctacacagagctaagatcaagacagaagcaGATGCCGGGCTTTGCGATCAAGTatactaaggtgagttaaaacattttttttttaacccctccagtgctattttactatgcattctgtattcagaatggcattattttcccttataaccatgttataagggaaaataataatgatcgggtctccatcccgatcgtctcctagcaaccgtgcgtgaaaatcgcaccgcacttgcttgcggatgcttgcgattttcacgcaaccccattcacttctatagggcctgcgttgcgtggattatcgcaacgCACAAAggggagcatgctgcgattttcacgcaacgcataagtgatgcgtgaaaatcaccgctcatgtgaacagccccatagaaatgaatgggtcggtattcagtgcgggtgcaatgcgttcaacttacGCATTggatccgcgcggaatactcgcacgtgtgaaaggggccttatagttttATTTTCTTAGTTGCATTTACTGCTGAAAATGTGCCTGTTTTGGAGGTATTTGTGCCTGTGTcccctttgtttgttttttgcgccTCTTTTAGTCTTAAAAAACTGTCTAAATTCTACTCcactctaaggcctcgttcacatcagcgttcatcctttccgttctcctgctccgttataggagcaggagaacggaaaggacggattgggcacataactgagacgagcggagcctacggaccccatagactataatggggtccgttaggtttacgctcagaaaatgattttggagcggagacaaaagtcctgcatgcacaacttttgtctccactccaaaatccttttctgagcgtaaacctaacggaccccattattcACACCAGCAGTAGGAAGTTGGTCCCAGCTGAGCTCACAATAGATGTTCAATCGCTAAAAGGTATTCACACCTTGCAGTGTTAGATCTTATACAGAAGGGGGTAGGAATAAGCAAGGAGATGTTCAAACTAAGTgcagacttagggtccattcacacgtccgggtcgtattgcagatccacaatacaccctgCCGGCACCCccgatagaactgcctattcttgttctattttttttgtggagccgcgtcccggaagttcagggccgaagcccagaagttcggggccgcgctaaAATGCGGATGCGggaagcacatagtgtgctctccgcatcgatTTCTGACCCATtgagaattaatgggtccgcacccattcctgaTATTGCAGAACAGATGTGAACCCATTTCCGGACGAGTGAATGGACTCTAACAGGCACACTTAAAATCATTGGTTTAATTCATGATCCAAAAAGTCCAAAGTATAAAAACATGTAACAAACACTATTAAAATGCCCTACCCAGGTTTTCGCCCACTATGAGCTTCTTCCGTGGTTTACACAGCACATGTTCCAAGTTACCTTTTATAGGAAAGTCGAAAATAGTATGTATAagtaaatcaaataaaaatataaaaatgttcacGCATATCATCAAAAAATTCTATATTCACCTTAAAACATCCAGAAAACACACGGATTCAATATATGCACGAACGCAGAAATTATATGTAAAAACAAGACAGCTTGCACTTTcccctgttgtggaaattttattaggatgtgtattcgatatattgtgtattgtcatcatgtcagggtaaacaattgCAGTGGATATTTTCTCGTGTGTGTCctatcacagctgctgggcgcaggggtctccatcggcgaatggtccatgtgctaagcactgggctgtgggccgtgggagactgatgtgttcagcagagcagtgttttgttggctcatgtattgccgccggctagggccccctcgcaagacgcggatttattggtTTGGCGTGGatacatttgttaagagaacaatataaacgaaaggaacatgcgtttgttgtctctagtgcgcctgatcagccgctggagataatgatgttgtcctgtaaataaacctgcatgtggatcatagtaactttatctggcattgatcactgagcaaggctggataaagttcactccagtggtaatgttagattattgtatacatgtgtttgttagctggctatgttattctaaatgcttgtcttcctatgtcatcacttcctgtacgtcatcacttcctgtatccttgtcttgggccaaccccttttacaccttttgtttagttAATAAAAGTGTACACACTtttgagatgaggaggctcgtctcctcagaactccctcagtgcgcctgcgccgatgacatcaccgaaatagaagacgtcatcggcgcaggcgcactgagggagtgctgaggagactaGCCTCCTCATCAcagagcgcctgcgctgaatcaacacaggtgcgcgatttttgaaatgccgacagggctggccggaggaggagatcccggctggccctgtcaatcaacacgacgagggggcggatttctgcagcagctaccagcaagtagccgccctacttgctggtagagaccgaatttacatattataaaacttcgttttttgcagaaactgctggatcaaagtaagtaacacaattatattgtcatatatcgcaatataactaatttcactagcccaaaaaaaaaaaaaacactttagcggggtgacagaagccctttaatctcaGGGTCTCTTATTATTCTTTGTTCAATAACTTTTAAACCAGCAAGATGGGGTATACAACTGTATAATGACGCAACGTCACAGGTGCATGAAGCAAGGACTACATTCAATAATTCGATAACCTGTTGGGAATCTCTCAAATAAGAACATATACATATCTctgtttcacactagtgtttttcttttccggcactgagttccgtcataggggctcaatattggaaaataactgatcagtttcatccccatgcattctgattggAGAGAAAtctattcaggatgcatcaggatgtcttcagtttagtcactgaacagcgttttggaaggaggaaataccgcagcatgctgcggtattatctccgtccaaaattccagatcagttgccggaatgctgtATCCGACATTAGTTTACATAAatatgtattagtgccggatccggcattaaaaatgccgcaatgctggatccgtccttccagtctgttCATGcgtaaaaatgtgaagaaaatatataacagatccgtttctccggatgacatgcAGAGAGACGGatacgttcttgcaatgcatttgtaagacggatctgcatccggatccgtctacaaatgctttcagtttgcATGGAActgcaacggaactgcttgccggatcactctgccccaagtgtgaaagtaaaaatcAATATACTCTTGATGGAACCAATTCTTGAAACTATAGGTCAACTTGGGGGGATGGGGTGCTCTTGTGTATCTTTGGGAGATAATATATTGCTGGAATTTTGGGAAAAGAAATGTTCATATATTCCAACTCTTTTTTTTTGTCCaatacagtgatacctcggttcacgaacgcttctgttcacgaacaactcggttcacgaacagaaaagttcataaaaatatgctccggttcacgaactccgcctcggttcacgaacaggagccgcggccattttaatgctatttccaggctgtcacatggtcgtgacttcctgtaggaagaccgtggagagaagaagtgacacagaaaaaagtactgtgagtactctgcaaacattttaagtgctttttggtgtgctttttagcacatacagtactgtacagttCACTGGACACCCAATATGGCTCCCAAGAAGCATAGTGGAAAAAAGAAAGTGCAGAGCAGCAATGTAGGTGACAAGAAcagaaatgcaggtgacaatgtgcaaagtggaaatgcaagtgacaatgtgcaaagtggaaatgcaggtgacaatgtgcaaagtggaaatgcaggtgacaatgtgcaaagtggaaatgcaggtgacaatgtgcaaagtggaaatgcaggtgacaatgtgcaaagtggaaatgcaggtgacaatgtgcaaagtggaaatgcaggtgacaatgtgcaaagtggaaatgcaggtgacaatgtgcaaagtggaaatgcaggtgacaatgtgcaaagtggaaatgcaggtgacaatgtgcaaagtggaaatgcaggtgacaatgtgcaaagtggaaatgcaggtgacaatgtgcaaagtggaaatgcaggtgacaagaATGTGCAGCACAAGCATGGTGGCAAAAAGAAAGTGTAGAGCAGTAGTAAAGGTGACAGCAAGGTTGTGAAGAAAATAACCATTGAGCTGAAGAAGGAAATTATAGAAAAGCATGACCGTGGTATTCGTGTGACTGATCTGGCCTCGGAGTACAAGATGGCAAAGTCAACAATCTCGACTATTCAGAAAAACAAAGCCGCCATCAAAGGAGCTGATGTTGCAAAAGGAGTAACAATGTTAACCAAGCAGAGGACGCAAGTTCTTGAAGAGGTGGAAAAACTTTTGTTGGTGTGGTTGAATGAGAAACAGCTGGCAGGTGATAGCGTTAGTGAAGCTATGATCTGTGAGAAAGCCAGGAAATTGCACAGTGATTTACTGCGAAGAAGCCCCTCTACAAGTGCAGCAAGTGACGAATTTAAAGCCAGTAGGGGGTGGTTTGAAAAATTCCGCAGGAGAAGTGGCATCCACAGTGTGATTAGACATGGTGAGGCTTCCAGTTCTGACAAGGCCGCAGCGGAAGCCTACAAGTTAGACTTTGCAGAATTCATGAAGACAGAAGGATACGTCCCTCAACAAGTGTTCAACTGTGATGAAACAGGgctcttctggaaaaaaatgcCGAACAGAACCTATATCATGCAGGAGGAAAAGGCACTACCAGGGCACAAGCCCATGAAGGACAGATTGACCCTTTTGCTGTGTGCCAACGCAAGCGCCGATCTAAAAATTAAACCACTACTGGTGTACCATTCTCAGACCCCTCGTGCATTTAGGGaacaaaatgtgaacaaggccagaCTGCCCATCATGTGGAGAGCCAATGCCAAAGCTTGGGTCACAAGGCAATTGTTTATGGAATGGCTGCACAAGGTGTTTGCACCCACCGTCAGAAAATATCTTTCTGATAACCAGCTGCCTGAAAGGTGCCTTCTTCTGATGGACAATGCCCCGGCACACCCTCCAGCCTTGGTGGATGATATGGATGCTGAGTATGACTTCATCAAGGTAAAGTTCCTCCCCCCCAACACAACACCACTTCTGCAGCCCATGGACCAGCAAGTCATCTGCAACTTCAAGAAGCTGTACACAAAGGCGCTCTTCACTAGGTGTTTTAATGTCATTAAAGAGACGTCCTTGACTTTGAAAGAATTCTGGAAGAAACATTTCAATGTTGTCCACTGCATTAACCTCATTGACAAAGCCTGGGAAGAGGTCACTCCCCGAACCCTAAATTCAGCCTGGAGGAAACTGTGGCCAGAATGTGTCGCTGAATGTGAACATGACTTTGAAGGGTCTGATGCAGAGGTAGTGGAGGAAATTGTGTCCATGGGCAAGAGTATGGGTCTGGACGTTTATGGTGCTGATGTGGAAGAGCTTGTTGAGGAACATAGGGAGGAGCTGACCACGGAAGAACTTTTTGAACTCCAcggtgagcagcagaaggcactTCTTGAAGAGCATTCCActgaggaagaagaagaaagggaGGAGGTTAGCAGTGATGCCATAAAATCCATTATGCAAAAATGGAATGAGTGCCATGATTTTTTTGAAAAGCACCACCCCAACATAACTGTCGTGAACAGAGTGCTAAATCTCATGAATGATAATGTGGTCTCTCTTTTCCGGAGGGTTATGCAGCGCAGGAAGAGACAAGTGACATTGGACAGATTTTTCAGACAAACTGAGCCTGCAGCTaggagacaaaggagagaggaaaCCCCTGAAGGAGATCCCCCTGATGTCCTTATGGAGGGGGACTCTCCCTCCAAACAATAACTGCCTCCCACCTGCCTTCCTCCATGCCAGAAGTCATCTCAAGCAAGGTTAGTGTCCTCTCTTTATACATTACTATACTGTACTAATGTGTATTGtaatttgtttcatatttttgtgcttcaaaaaccccccaaaaaaggtcagcacggattaaccggatttacattgaaccctatgggaaaatgtgcctcggttcgcgaccaattcggttcgcgaccagagtcagttcacgaattaagtttgtgaaccgaggtatcactgtataTGATTGTTATGAGCTTCCTCCAGGTTGGAGGAGAGTTCTCCCTTAAAATTGGCCTTGGGATCAAGTTTTTGTATGTTTCTTGATCCCCCAGTTGTATATACATTCATTTATAGTAATCTTATTTATCCAAAAGCACcacgcccccccttccccctttgtCAAACGGTTTTATAATCAGATTCATACTCTCAAGTCCTGGAGAGTCTTACTTTCTTTTTTAGAGAGGTTAGGTTTTTGTAGTCATGCTTGTATTTTTTCTCAAATGTCTTTATACATTTATTATTACTGATTTTTCCGTCAGGCCAGAATGCAGGAAGGTACTGATAGACATGTGGACTCCATTCTTTGATTCAGCTACAcagacaacaccttatcttctccagagcacaTCCTGTGCTATCCTACCGAAGAGAACACGCCTCCTTACTACGTCATATATGCTTTTCTGCTGTTAGAGAAGACTCCATTACAAGATAGTGCCTGTGTTATCCCTTTTCATATTTTAGCcaatgccacatgcctcagggggaatgcccctctgatgactttataaactgctggaccccagtgtgtgtgtcacagttattttCTTCCATGCACTTCCATGCACATAAAACTCTTGGATTACTATTCATTTGGAGCATTAGAGCAAACGTAATCAGCCCCCATTGAGGGTATCTTCCACAGTTGGCGCCCAACGTAGGACTCAGGAGACGAAAACGTCGCTAGCCGAAGTTTGGAGTTCCCAGGGCACGGTGGACCAGGCTTGAAGACGAGGACTGCAGCCTCACAGACCAGGTGAGAAAATTTGTTTACCTCATCTGCCTCTTGCTGCTCCACTGTGCTGTGGTTCTCTGTTCTGGTATTCAGGTTACGTATGTAGTAGCATCTTCGGTTGATGTAAAATCTTGAGTTCCTAGAGTCTGGAAAGTTTGAGTTCGCTCTTCTGTGGTTGTGTTTTGTCTGTGTGGTTTGTGTTAGGCACCTTCACAGTTGCTGGTTCAGCAGAGCAAGAGATTTCCCGTGGCAGTGGGGATTGGGGGGGTGCTACAGTTGATTTCTGCtggacctggactggggcatcttTACAGATCTCGCCTTAGGAGGGAGCAGATGGAGCAGCCCACGGGGACTACGGTAAATATCTGCTGGACCTGGACAGGGGCATCTTTACAGATCTCCCCTAAGGAGGTGGCAGATGTGCAGAACCTTGCCTGGGGCATCTTAAGTGATCTCCCCTTAGGAGGTGGCAGGTGGATTAGTCCCGGCTGGCGGACCAGACGTGGGAGCCATACTGCAGGGGTGAGCTCTGCAAGGCAGTGTGAAGGAGAAGGTGCCTGCTTCTTTCCTGGCTGTAAGTGAATAAATCCATGGGACACTCACACTCTCTGACGGAGGGCGAATATACAGCTCATCAGCTGGTGGCCCAGGAAAACGGGTATTGCAGGGAGAAGGCATATTAGCTTGCTCAGACTCACCATTCACACTACCAAAAGTCAGGGAggtatttttctttctctttccgtagtttttcattaccattttgaggtttaacaaaaggacacgcAGAAACAAAATTACCTTTTTtaccacagtagtaacatagcttattcagcttcctaaagTTCCTATCATCTGATCGAAAGGAAACctggcccaactgcataggctcctctcctgccccagatTCAAAAGTCATATCACCTCGGGGACTAGATGGGACGGATCCACTTACATACGGGACCCCCCACTTGAGAGGAATCTTATACCTTTCCCTTAGACGTCTATCAAGCTGCACCGCTAAAGACATGGCCGTCTCCAATGATtcgggatactcatgaaaagcaagggcatctttcaacctctcagatagcccctgacaaaactgactccagagtgcaggatcattccaccccgagtcagttgcccaccttctaaattctgcacaataaGACTCTGCAGTACGTTCTCCCTGTAACAAACTGTGCAGCTTCGATTCAGCTATACAGAcgcggtctgggtcatcataaatcaagcccaaggcactaaaaattcatccaccgaccggagggatggtgaaccggtcggcagagaaaaagcccatgactgcgcTTCCCCTTTGAGCAAAAACATAATGATCCCCAATCTTTGATTCTCGTCACCAGATGACATCTGCCTCAGACGaaaatacaacctgcaggactccctgaaccgaataaagtcatcaccactctga
The Bufo gargarizans isolate SCDJY-AF-19 chromosome 2, ASM1485885v1, whole genome shotgun sequence genome window above contains:
- the LOC122925970 gene encoding tigger transposable element-derived protein 1-like, encoding MAKSTISTIQKNKAAIKGADVAKGVTMLTKQRTQVLEEVEKLLLVWLNEKQLAGDSVSEAMICEKARKLHSDLLRRSPSTSAASDEFKASRGWFEKFRRRSGIHSVIRHGEASSSDKAAAEAYKLDFAEFMKTEGYVPQQVFNCDETGLFWKKMPNRTYIMQEEKALPGHKPMKDRLTLLLCANASADLKIKPLLVYHSQTPRAFREQNVNKARLPIMWRANAKAWVTRQLFMEWLHKVFAPTVRKYLSDNQLPERCLLLMDNAPAHPPALVDDMDAEYDFIKVKFLPPNTTPLLQPMDQQVICNFKKLYTKALFTRCFNVIKETSLTLKEFWKKHFNVVHCINLIDKAWEEVTPRTLNSAWRKLWPECVAECEHDFEGSDAEVVEEIVSMGKSMGLDVYGADVEELVEEHREELTTEELFELHGEQQKALLEEHSTEEEEEREEVSSDAIKSIMQKWNECHDFFEKHHPNITVVNRVLNLMNDNVVSLFRRVMQRRKRQVTLDRFFRQTEPAARRQRREETPEGDPPDVLMEGDSPSKQ